The following proteins are co-located in the Pseudomonas antarctica genome:
- a CDS encoding acetyl/propionyl/methylcrotonyl-CoA carboxylase subunit alpha, which produces MPVFSKILIANRGEIACRIQRTAHALGYRTVAVYSDADTQALHVQMADEAVNIGPAPVNQSYLNIPAILEAARKTGADAVHPGYGFLSENAQFANACIDAGLTFIGPSVEAIELMGSKRLSKLAMLDAGVPCIAGYQGHRQDDATLQQEANRIGYPLMIKASAGGGGRGMRLVHDSTQLLDQLRTARSESLNAFGSDELILEHALIEPRHVEIQLFGDSHGNLIYLGERDCSIQRRHQKVIEEAPCPVMTPQLRQAMGEAALKAGRAVNYVGAGTVEFLLDRNGRFYFLEMNTRLQVEHPVTEWITGLDLVDWQLKVAAGEPLPLKQAEVTLTGHAMEVRLYAEDPAQGFLPQTGNVLRWEPAAGVRIDHGVLEGQRISPFYDAMLGKIIAHGATREEARRKLLRAVEDTVLLGLTTNQQLLVDLLRQPDFIAGDFSTGFIAEHFNEINRQPATNEQVALAAALFYQSNANAHRQGLSGWRNNASVPWTYRLDINDDVRDVAVSVLENHRLHANGIDISHLSTDGRWATLVINGVRRRIAYHLDDTQLWLPGLKVINRTQQVASRQADASTGIVKAPMDGAIVDIRVSVGETVTKGQLLLVLEAMKMEHPLTAGIAGVIKGMQVVAGDQVRNRQVLLEIE; this is translated from the coding sequence ATGCCCGTATTCAGCAAAATCCTGATCGCCAACCGCGGTGAAATCGCCTGCCGTATCCAGCGCACCGCCCATGCCCTGGGTTACCGCACAGTCGCCGTCTACAGTGATGCCGACACCCAGGCCCTGCACGTTCAAATGGCTGATGAAGCCGTTAATATCGGCCCCGCTCCGGTCAATCAGTCTTACCTGAACATCCCGGCCATCCTTGAGGCTGCCCGCAAAACCGGCGCCGACGCCGTGCATCCCGGCTACGGCTTCCTCTCCGAAAACGCCCAATTCGCCAACGCCTGCATTGACGCGGGGCTGACCTTTATTGGCCCAAGCGTTGAGGCCATCGAACTGATGGGCAGCAAACGTCTGTCCAAACTCGCCATGCTCGACGCCGGCGTCCCCTGCATCGCCGGCTACCAGGGCCACCGACAAGACGACGCCACCTTGCAGCAGGAAGCCAACCGCATCGGCTACCCGCTGATGATCAAAGCCAGCGCCGGCGGTGGCGGGCGCGGCATGCGCCTGGTGCACGACAGCACCCAACTGCTCGACCAACTGCGCACCGCACGCTCTGAATCCCTGAACGCCTTCGGCAGCGACGAACTGATCCTCGAACACGCCCTGATCGAACCGCGCCACGTTGAAATCCAACTGTTCGGCGACAGCCATGGCAACCTCATCTACTTGGGCGAACGCGACTGCTCGATTCAGCGCCGCCATCAGAAAGTCATCGAAGAAGCGCCCTGCCCCGTGATGACACCCCAGCTGCGCCAGGCCATGGGTGAAGCGGCGCTGAAGGCCGGGCGCGCCGTCAATTACGTGGGTGCCGGCACCGTGGAGTTCCTGCTCGACCGCAACGGCCGCTTCTATTTCCTGGAAATGAACACCCGCCTGCAAGTGGAGCACCCGGTCACCGAATGGATCACTGGCCTGGACCTGGTGGACTGGCAACTGAAAGTCGCCGCCGGTGAACCGCTGCCCTTGAAACAGGCTGAGGTGACCCTGACCGGCCATGCGATGGAAGTACGCCTGTACGCCGAGGACCCCGCCCAGGGCTTTCTGCCGCAAACCGGCAATGTGCTGCGTTGGGAACCCGCCGCCGGTGTGCGGATTGACCATGGCGTACTGGAAGGCCAACGCATCAGCCCGTTTTATGACGCGATGCTGGGCAAAATCATCGCCCATGGGGCCACTCGCGAAGAAGCCCGACGCAAACTGCTGCGGGCGGTGGAGGACACTGTGCTGCTGGGGCTGACGACCAATCAGCAACTGCTGGTGGACCTGCTCAGGCAACCCGACTTTATCGCAGGCGATTTCAGCACCGGTTTTATCGCCGAGCACTTCAATGAAATTAACCGCCAGCCGGCGACGAACGAACAGGTCGCCCTGGCGGCCGCGCTGTTTTATCAATCCAACGCCAATGCCCACCGTCAGGGTTTATCGGGATGGCGCAACAATGCCAGTGTGCCTTGGACCTATCGCCTGGACATCAACGATGACGTCCGCGATGTCGCCGTCAGCGTGCTGGAGAACCATCGTCTGCACGCCAACGGCATCGACATCAGCCACCTGAGCACCGACGGCCGCTGGGCCACCCTGGTGATCAACGGCGTTCGCCGTCGCATCGCCTATCACCTCGACGACACCCAGCTCTGGCTACCCGGCTTGAAGGTCATTAACCGCACTCAACAAGTCGCCAGCCGTCAGGCGGACGCCAGTACCGGCATCGTCAAGGCGCCAATGGACGGCGCGATTGTCGACATACGCGTGAGCGTCGGTGAGACCGTCACCAAAGGCCAGCTGCTGTTGGTGCTGGAAGCCATGAAAATGGAGCACCCACTGACCGCCGGCATCGCCGGTGTCATCAAAGGTATGCAGGTGGTTGCGGGTGACCAGGTGCGTAATCGCCAGGTTCTGCTGGAGATTGAGTAA
- a CDS encoding exonuclease domain-containing protein, which yields MPHWLIIDLEATTDEGGWPVTEMEVIEIGASLVNRQGRELDHFQRFVRPLRRPLLTPFCRQLTHITQANIDAAAPITEVWPLFERWLGQHHSRLEGWASWGDYDRAQLELEWQRHGLASALAQTPHVNLKQRFAKARRLDKPLGLNGALQLAGMQFHGQQHRALEDARNTARLLPLILPV from the coding sequence ATGCCTCATTGGCTGATTATTGACCTTGAAGCCACAACGGATGAAGGCGGCTGGCCCGTGACGGAGATGGAAGTCATCGAGATCGGCGCAAGCCTGGTGAACCGCCAGGGCCGCGAGCTGGATCACTTCCAGCGCTTTGTGCGGCCGCTGCGTCGCCCATTGCTGACGCCTTTCTGCCGCCAGCTCACTCACATCACCCAGGCCAACATCGACGCTGCTGCGCCGATTACCGAGGTATGGCCGCTCTTCGAGCGCTGGCTGGGCCAACATCACTCACGCCTGGAAGGCTGGGCCAGTTGGGGTGACTACGATCGGGCACAGCTTGAGCTTGAATGGCAACGCCATGGCCTGGCCAGCGCGCTTGCCCAGACGCCGCATGTGAACCTCAAGCAGCGCTTCGCCAAGGCCCGGCGCCTGGACAAGCCGCTGGGGCTCAACGGCGCGCTGCAATTGGCGGGGATGCAGTTCCATGGCCAGCAACATCGGGCGCTGGAAGATGCGCGCAACACCGCACGCCTGCTGCCGTTGATTTTGCCGGTCTAG
- a CDS encoding pyrimidine/purine nucleoside phosphorylase: protein MFKVNEYFDGTVKSIAFGTAEGPATIGVMAPGEYEFGTAQREIMHVVSGALSVKLPDANDWETFAAGSQFNVPANSKFHLKVAVDTAYLCEYRG, encoded by the coding sequence ATGTTCAAAGTCAACGAATACTTCGACGGCACCGTCAAGTCGATCGCTTTCGGCACCGCAGAAGGTCCGGCGACCATCGGCGTGATGGCCCCGGGTGAATACGAATTCGGCACCGCCCAGCGTGAAATCATGCACGTGGTGTCCGGCGCCTTGAGCGTCAAACTGCCTGACGCCAACGACTGGGAAACCTTCGCCGCCGGCAGCCAGTTCAATGTACCGGCCAACAGCAAGTTCCATCTGAAGGTCGCTGTAGACACGGCTTACCTGTGCGAATACCGCGGCTAA
- a CDS encoding MOSC domain-containing protein translates to MLRLSALYRYPLKSGKAETLPHIGLDKLGLAGDRRWMLVDEGSGRFLTQRAVAKMSQLSALWNSAGGLTLSSPGFASLDVALPSSDAELRGVTIWRDTLRVPDAGAAAAAWVSDFIGKPTRLVQVPVERARTTQDGYGKDDDKVGFADGFPLLLIGQASLDDLSQRIGRPMEMLRFRPNLVIEGSEAFAEDGWKRVRIGDVAFRVVKSCSRCILTTIDPSSGERSADREPLTTLKTYREQDGDVMFGQNLVNDGLGHLEVGMPVTILE, encoded by the coding sequence ATGCTTCGTCTCAGCGCGCTTTACCGTTATCCCTTGAAGTCCGGCAAGGCCGAAACCTTGCCGCACATCGGCCTGGATAAACTCGGGCTGGCCGGTGATCGACGCTGGATGCTGGTGGACGAAGGCAGCGGGCGGTTCCTCACGCAGCGGGCGGTGGCGAAGATGAGCCAGTTGTCGGCGTTGTGGAACAGTGCCGGTGGCCTGACCCTGAGTTCACCTGGTTTTGCGTCGCTGGACGTGGCCCTGCCGAGCAGCGACGCCGAATTGCGCGGCGTGACTATCTGGCGCGACACCTTGCGCGTGCCGGATGCGGGCGCCGCGGCGGCGGCCTGGGTCAGCGACTTTATCGGCAAGCCGACGCGGTTGGTGCAAGTGCCGGTGGAGCGCGCGCGAACCACTCAAGATGGCTACGGCAAGGATGACGACAAAGTTGGATTCGCCGATGGCTTCCCGCTGCTGTTGATCGGCCAGGCCTCCCTGGATGACTTGTCCCAGCGCATTGGCCGCCCCATGGAGATGCTGCGGTTTCGCCCCAACCTGGTGATAGAAGGCAGCGAGGCCTTCGCCGAAGATGGTTGGAAGCGTGTGCGCATTGGCGATGTAGCTTTTCGCGTGGTCAAGTCGTGCTCACGCTGCATCCTCACCACCATTGACCCATCCAGCGGCGAGCGCAGTGCCGACCGCGAACCGTTGACCACGCTCAAGACCTACCGCGAGCAGGACGGCGATGTGATGTTTGGCCAGAACCTGGTCAACGACGGCCTGGGGCACCTGGAAGTGGGTATGCCGGTGACCATTCTCGAGTAA
- a CDS encoding chemotaxis protein CheV codes for MAGILDTVDQRTQLVGENRLEILMFRLAGRQLFAINVFKVQEVLQLPKLTLMPQRHPFVCGVVNLRGQTLPVIDLSQAIGMRPLVPGPNSTIIVTEYNRSVQAFLVGGVDRIVNMNWEAILPPPASAGRQHYLTAISKVDDQLVEIIDVEKVLAEIVPYNAKVSREKLEDPVLERARGREVLLVDDSNVALSQLRDTLGQLGVKMHIASDGLKALNMLKAWADTGQVMTDKLLMIFTDAEMPEMDGYRLTTEIRNDPRLRGLYVVLHTSLSGSFNDSMVKKVGCDNFLSKFQPDKLVDVVRQRLMLDEVPA; via the coding sequence ATGGCCGGCATTCTCGACACGGTAGATCAACGCACGCAACTGGTGGGTGAGAATCGCCTGGAGATTCTCATGTTTCGCCTGGCGGGACGGCAGCTGTTCGCGATCAACGTGTTTAAGGTGCAGGAAGTCTTGCAGTTGCCCAAGTTGACCCTGATGCCCCAGCGGCATCCATTTGTGTGCGGTGTGGTCAACCTGCGTGGCCAGACCCTGCCGGTGATTGACCTGTCCCAGGCCATCGGCATGCGCCCGCTGGTGCCGGGGCCCAACAGCACGATTATCGTCACCGAGTACAACCGTTCGGTGCAGGCCTTCCTGGTGGGCGGCGTGGACCGCATCGTCAATATGAACTGGGAAGCCATCCTGCCGCCACCGGCCAGCGCCGGGCGCCAGCATTACCTCACGGCCATCAGCAAGGTCGATGACCAGTTGGTGGAAATCATCGACGTGGAAAAAGTCCTCGCTGAAATCGTGCCCTATAACGCCAAAGTCTCCCGTGAAAAACTCGAAGACCCGGTGTTGGAACGCGCCCGTGGCCGTGAAGTACTGTTGGTGGACGACTCCAATGTGGCCCTCTCGCAACTGCGCGACACCCTGGGGCAACTGGGCGTGAAGATGCATATCGCCAGTGACGGCCTCAAGGCACTGAACATGCTCAAGGCCTGGGCCGACACCGGCCAGGTGATGACCGACAAATTGCTGATGATCTTCACCGACGCTGAAATGCCCGAGATGGACGGCTACCGCCTGACCACTGAAATCCGCAACGACCCGCGCCTGCGTGGGCTTTACGTGGTGTTGCACACTTCGTTGTCGGGCAGCTTCAACGACTCGATGGTGAAGAAGGTCGGTTGCGATAACTTCCTGTCCAAATTCCAGCCGGACAAGCTGGTGGATGTGGTGCGCCAGCGACTGATGCTGGACGAAGTGCCCGCATGA
- a CDS encoding sensor histidine kinase, whose amino-acid sequence MYASLKSLIARSVSRSNTRRLVLALCLCSLLVSLWAYSRSAPLPLLILLLNLATLVVVGLQQWGSRKSIKFQPQELADRLLQVQENERHRLSRELHDDIGQLLTAAKLQSEWLKRRLPDDLQSQCTVLCNTLNETLAKVRDVSAILNPRQLASLGLEASLRAHLLKTLENTPIHWSLECQQRLTGIPEEMAVAAFRITQEAVTNMLRHAQAHNLLVRLQRLPEGLSLMICDDGRGFSPAINPGREGQRGMAGMSERIDQLGGALTVSSQPGKGTRIDALFPWAPRALDRASSPKVLE is encoded by the coding sequence ATGTACGCCAGCCTAAAGTCACTCATCGCAAGGTCCGTGTCCCGCAGCAATACACGTCGCTTGGTCCTCGCCCTGTGCCTTTGCTCACTGCTGGTCAGCCTGTGGGCCTACAGCCGCTCCGCGCCGTTGCCGTTACTGATTCTGCTGCTCAACCTGGCCACGCTGGTGGTGGTGGGCTTGCAGCAGTGGGGCTCGCGCAAGTCGATAAAATTCCAGCCACAGGAATTGGCCGACCGCCTGCTGCAAGTCCAGGAAAACGAACGTCACCGCCTCAGCCGCGAACTGCATGACGACATCGGCCAACTGCTCACCGCCGCCAAACTGCAAAGCGAATGGCTCAAGCGTCGCCTGCCGGACGACCTGCAGAGCCAATGCACAGTGCTGTGCAACACCTTGAATGAAACCCTGGCCAAAGTGCGCGACGTGTCCGCCATCCTCAACCCTCGGCAGCTGGCCAGCCTGGGTTTAGAGGCGAGCCTGCGCGCGCATTTGCTCAAGACCCTGGAAAACACCCCGATCCACTGGAGCCTGGAATGCCAGCAACGGCTGACCGGTATCCCGGAAGAAATGGCCGTGGCAGCGTTTCGCATCACCCAGGAAGCGGTGACCAATATGCTTCGCCATGCCCAGGCGCACAATTTGCTGGTACGCCTGCAACGCCTGCCCGAAGGCCTGTCGCTGATGATCTGCGATGACGGCCGGGGCTTTTCGCCCGCCATCAACCCGGGCCGGGAAGGCCAACGAGGCATGGCCGGCATGTCCGAGCGGATCGATCAACTGGGGGGCGCTTTGACGGTCAGCAGCCAGCCAGGCAAAGGAACACGGATCGATGCGCTTTTCCCCTGGGCGCCCCGCGCCCTCGATCGGGCCAGTTCCCCTAAGGTTCTCGAGTGA